One stretch of Vulpes lagopus strain Blue_001 chromosome 12, ASM1834538v1, whole genome shotgun sequence DNA includes these proteins:
- the GSX2 gene encoding GS homeobox 2: MSRSFYVDSLIIKDSSRPAPSLPEPHPGPDFFIPLGMPSPLVMSVSGPGCASRKSGAFCVCPLCVTSHLHSSRGPAGSGGGGGAGAGGAGAGGGGAPGGAGALPLLKGQFSSGPGDAQFCPRVSHAHHHHHPPQHHHHHHQPQQPGSAAAAAAAAAAAAAAAAALGHPQHHAPVCAATTYNVGDPRRFHCLTMGGSDASQVPNGKRMRTAFTSTQLLELEREFSSNMYLSRLRRIEIATYLNLSEKQVKIWFQNRRVKHKKEGKGTQRNSHAGCKCVGSQAHYARSEDEDSLSPASANEDKEISPL, translated from the exons ATGTCGCGCTCCTTCTATGTCGACTCGCTCATCATCAAGGACTCGTCGCGGCCCGCGCCCTCGCTGCCCGAGCCGCACCCCGGGCCAGATTTCTTCATCCCGCTGGGCATGCCGTCCCCGCTGGTGATGTCGGTGTCGGGGCCCGGCTGCGCGTCCCGCAAGAGCGGCGCGTTCTGCGTTTGCCCGCTCTGCGTCACTTCGCACCTGCACTCCTCGCGCGGGCCCgcgggctcgggcggcggcgggggcgcgggggccgggggcgcgggcgccgggggtggcggggcgccggggggcgccggggcccTGCCTCTGCTCAAGGGCCAGTTCTCCTCGGGCCCCGGGGACGCGCAGTTCTGCCCACGCGTGAGCCACGcgcaccatcaccaccacccgccgcagcaccaccatcaccaccaccagccccagcagccgggctccgccgccgccgctgcggccgcggcggcggcggcggcggcggccgcggcggccttGGGGCATCCTCAGCACCACGCACCTGTCTGTGCCGCCACCACCTACAACGTGGGGGACCCGCGGAGATTCCACTGCCTCACCATGG GGGGCTCGGacgccagccaggtgcccaacgGCAAGAGGATGAGGACGGCGTTCACCAGCACGCAGCTCCTGGAGCTGGAGCGGGAATTCTCTTCCAACATGTACCTGTCTCGACTCCGGAGGATCGAAATCGCGACCTACCTGAACCTGTCGGAGAAGCAGGTGAAAATCTGGTTTCAGAACCGCCGGGTGAAGCataagaaagaagggaagggcaCCCAGAGGAACAGTCACGCGGGCTGCAAGTGTGTCGGCAGCCAGGCGCACTATGCGCGCTCCGAGGATGAGGACTCCTTGTCGCCGGCCTCGGCCAACGAAGACAAGGAGATTTCCCCCCTATGA